Proteins encoded together in one Lathyrus oleraceus cultivar Zhongwan6 chromosome 5, CAAS_Psat_ZW6_1.0, whole genome shotgun sequence window:
- the LOC127085935 gene encoding F-box protein At1g60400, producing the protein MSNSAATEKVKVKVSDNEHKDMLSDLPDCIILHILSFLITKHAVRTCILSSRWKNLWKRLPALIFHISDFRGFRNKIFTEFVSKVLSLRDSSISLQTLDFENTSSLLEPHVLIWIVDYAISHDVQRLRLSGTTAIAQIPVALFSSQTLTHLTLSITICYGCENLFPESLNLPALSTLELENFTFSVGDNGCAEPFSTFSRLKRLLISHCTVKGWGALCISSATLVNFTMYNDSDDYYKIDLCTPSLCTFAFRGVPYHDISWSNISSLKHVDIDAEVFPYSCYGPPLFLFNWLSEFANIKSLTVTAATLQVLSLIPGLLTFKIHSLGKLKSLRVKIDEIQYGLCVALCNDKLQNVKSKKEAAMIQRAFDLGLEPSPLVPDGVVDFLLQNSPSVEVELVDCRKITS; encoded by the exons ATGTCTAATTCTGCTGCAACTGAGAAAGTTAAAGTTAAAGTTAGTGATAATGAACACAAAGACATGCTCAGCGATTTACCGGATTGCATTATCCTTCACATTCTCTCTTTTTTGATTACCAAACACGCTGTTAGAACATGCATTTTATCCTCGAGATGGAAGAATCTCTGGAAACGTCTTCCTGCTCTTATTTTCCATATATCAGATTTTCGAGGCTTTCGTAATAAGATATTCACTGAATTTGTGTCGAAGGTTTTATCTCTTCGCGATTCCTCTATCTCACTGCAGACTCTCGACTTTGAGAATACGTCTAGTCTCTTGGAGCCTCATGTACTTATATGGATTGTGGATTATGCTATTTCGCACGATGTTCAACGCTTACGACTTAGTGGAACTACTGCGATTGCACAAATTCCTGTTGCCTTATTTTCATCTCAGACTTTAACACATCTTACCCTTTCTATAACAATTTGTTATGGTTGTGAAAACCTGTTTCCAGAATCTCTCAATTTGCCGGCATTATCTACCTTGGAACTAGAGAATTTTACATTTTCCGTCGGCGATAATGGTTGTGCTGAACCATTTTCGACATTTAGTAGGTTGAAGCGTTTGCTCATTTCCCATTGCACCGTGAAAGGTTGGGGAGCCCTCTGCATATCAAGCGCGACGCTAGTCAATTTTACTATGTACAATGACTCGGACGACTATTATAAAATTGATCTTTGCACTCCGAGTCTTTGTACATTTGCTTTCCGTGGTGTTCCTTATCACGATATCTCTTGGAGCAATATTTCTTCTCTTAAACATGTAGATATTGACGCAGAAGTATTTCCATATAGTTGTTATGGACCTCCTTTGTTTCTGTTCAATTGGCTCTCAGAGTTTGCTAATATAAAATCATTGACGGTTACTGCAGCTACTCTTCAG GTTCTCTCTTTAATTCCTGGTCTGTTGACGTTTAAGATCCATTCCTTGGGTAAATTAAAGTCATTGAGAGTGAAAATTGATGAAATTCAATATGGGCTTTGTGTGGCGTTGTGCAATGACAAGTTACAGAATGTCAAGTCAAAGAAAGAAGCTGCTATGATACAGAGAGCATTTGATTTAGGATTGGAACCGTCTCCGCTTGTACCTGATGGAGTTGTGGACTTCTTGCTTCAAAATTCACCCTCGGTTGAAGTTGAGTTAGTTGATTGCAGAAAAATAACCTCTTAG
- the LOC127085936 gene encoding cysteine-rich receptor-like protein kinase 10 isoform X2 has product MATTKLTLISTLKFLIFMTLFTKPIAQSPNYVGDDCQNSTEQSLTTTYKSNLKKVLSLLSSDAIVSKGYNHTSIGANTVDGVYGLYDCRGDVTGSFCQFCVSTAASDILQHCPNRPSAVIWYNFCILRYSNHNFFAKLTTTPSWHILGSKNINNPQEVEKGEDNMQSLIKEATMESGKLYAMGEFNLSDEKRYGLVQCSRDLSENECNQCLEAMLDKVPKCCGTKIGWQVLAPSCLIKYDDFIFYQLISQTSSPLHDSDGLMSKTITISHHVDIHRENSLHGDLPIVPLNWIRQSTNNFSELCKLGEGGFGPVYKGNLVNGIEVAIKRLSITSGQGSEEFKNEVIFIAKLQHRNLVRLLGCCIEDNEKLLVYEYMPNSSLDFHLFDEEKRKVLDWKLRMNIINGIAKGLLYLHEDSRLRVIHRDLKVSNVLLDQEMNPKISDFGLARSFEKDQSQENTRRVMGTYGYMSPEYAMEGLYSVKSDVFSFGVLLLEIVCGKRNSGFYLADHGQSLLIYSWNLWCEGKSLELLDPILKNTYTGNEVMKCVHIGLLCVQEDATDRPTMSNVVVMLASDTMTFPTPNLPAFSVGRKVVEEESTSKASNNLSINEITISNVFPR; this is encoded by the exons atgGCAACAACAAAACTCACACTCATTTCCACTCTTAAATTTCTCATCTTCATGACCCTTTTCACAAAACCAATTGCACAATCTCCAAACTATGTAGGTGATGATTGTCAAAATTCAACAGAACAATCTCTTACAACTACATACAAATCAAACCTTAAAAAAGTGCTATCATTGCTATCCTCAGATGCTATTGTAAGCAAAGGATATAACCATACAAGCATAGGAGCAAACACAGTTGATGGTGTCTATGGTCTCTATGATTGTAGGGGTGATGTCACAGGTTCTTTTTGTCAATTTTGTGTCTCTACTGCTGCTTCAGATATTCTTCAACACTGCCCTAATAGACCCTCAGCTGTTATATGGTACAACTTTTGCATTCTCAG GTATTCAAACCATAACTTCTTTGCGAAACTAACGACGACACCATCATGGCATATTTTGGGGTCGAAAAACATCAATAATCCACAAGAAGTTGAGAAAGGTGAAGATAATATGCAAAGTTTAATAAAAGAAGCTACTATGGAGAGTGGAAAATTGTATGCAATGGGAGAGTTCAATTTGAGTGATGAGAAAAGGTATGGGTTGGTGCAATGTAGTAGGGACCTTAGTGAGAATGAATGTAATCAATGTTTGGAGGCTATGTTAGACAAAGTTCCTAAATGTTGTGGGACAAAGATTGGTTGGCAAGTTCTTGCTCCAAGTTGTTTGATAAAGTATGATGATTTTATTTTCTATCAACTTATTTCTCAAACTTCTTCTCCTTTGCATGATTCAG ATGGATTGATGTCAAAAACAATCACTATATCTCATCATGTTGATATTCATAGAGAGAATTCTTTGCATGGTGATCTCCCAATAGTTCCTTTAAATTGGATTCGACAAAGTACTAATAACTTTTCAGAGTTATGTAAATTAGGAGAAGGTGGATTTGGCCCTGTTTATAAG GGTAATTTAGTAAATGGAATAGAAGTTGCAATTAAAAGACTCTCAATAACATCTGGTCAAGGATCAGAAGAGTTTAAGAATGAAGTGATCTTTATAGCTAAACTGCAACATAGAAATCTTGTGAGACTTTTGGGTTGTTGCATTGAAGATAATGAAAAGTTACTTGTATATGAGTACATGCCAAATTCAAGCCTTGACTTTCATCTATTTG ATGAAGAAAAAAGGAAAGTTCTAGATTGGAAGTTAAGAATGAACATTATTAATGGAATTGCAAAAGGGCTCTTGTACCTTCATGAAGACTCTAGACTTAGAGTAATCCATAGAGACTTAAAAGTTAGTAATGTTCTTCTAGATCAAGAGATGAATCCAAAAATATCTGATTTTGGATTAGCAAGGTCATTTGAAAAAGACCAAAGTCAAGAAAATACAAGAAGAGTTATGGGCACCTA TGGATACATGTCTCCAGAATATGCTATGGAAGGGTTATATTCAGTGAAATCTGATGTTTTTAGCTTTGGAGTTCTTTTGTTAGAAATAGTTTGTGGAAAAAGAAATAGTGGATTCTATCTTGCAGATCATGGTCAAAGTCTTCTTATATAT AGTTGGAATCTTTGGTGTGAAGGAAAAAGTTTGGAACTTTTAGATCCAATACTAAAAAATACATACACAGGAAATGAAGTTATGAAGTGTGTACACATTGGTTTATTGTGTGTGCAAGAAGATGCAACTGATAGACCAACCATGTCCAATGTTGTTGTCATGTTGGCAAGTGATACAATGACATTTCCAACTCCTAATCTACCTGCATTTTCAGTTGGAAGAAAAGTGGTTGAAGAAGAATCAACATCAAAAGCTTCTAATAATCTTTCTATTAATGAAATTACAATATCAAATGTTTTTCCTAGGTAG
- the LOC127085936 gene encoding cysteine-rich receptor-like protein kinase 10 isoform X1, with product MATTKLTLISTLKFLIFMTLFTKPIAQSPNYVGDDCQNSTEQSLTTTYKSNLKKVLSLLSSDAIVSKGYNHTSIGANTVDGVYGLYDCRGDVTGSFCQFCVSTAASDILQHCPNRPSAVIWYNFCILRYSNHNFFAKLTTTPSWHILGSKNINNPQEVEKGEDNMQSLIKEATMESGKLYAMGEFNLSDEKRYGLVQCSRDLSENECNQCLEAMLDKVPKCCGTKIGWQVLAPSCLIKYDDFIFYQLISQTSSPLHDSAKQGGSSSKSNTLIITIVVVLVVALALMSLCIYFLWRRYHSNKDGLMSKTITISHHVDIHRENSLHGDLPIVPLNWIRQSTNNFSELCKLGEGGFGPVYKGNLVNGIEVAIKRLSITSGQGSEEFKNEVIFIAKLQHRNLVRLLGCCIEDNEKLLVYEYMPNSSLDFHLFDEEKRKVLDWKLRMNIINGIAKGLLYLHEDSRLRVIHRDLKVSNVLLDQEMNPKISDFGLARSFEKDQSQENTRRVMGTYGYMSPEYAMEGLYSVKSDVFSFGVLLLEIVCGKRNSGFYLADHGQSLLIYSWNLWCEGKSLELLDPILKNTYTGNEVMKCVHIGLLCVQEDATDRPTMSNVVVMLASDTMTFPTPNLPAFSVGRKVVEEESTSKASNNLSINEITISNVFPR from the exons atgGCAACAACAAAACTCACACTCATTTCCACTCTTAAATTTCTCATCTTCATGACCCTTTTCACAAAACCAATTGCACAATCTCCAAACTATGTAGGTGATGATTGTCAAAATTCAACAGAACAATCTCTTACAACTACATACAAATCAAACCTTAAAAAAGTGCTATCATTGCTATCCTCAGATGCTATTGTAAGCAAAGGATATAACCATACAAGCATAGGAGCAAACACAGTTGATGGTGTCTATGGTCTCTATGATTGTAGGGGTGATGTCACAGGTTCTTTTTGTCAATTTTGTGTCTCTACTGCTGCTTCAGATATTCTTCAACACTGCCCTAATAGACCCTCAGCTGTTATATGGTACAACTTTTGCATTCTCAG GTATTCAAACCATAACTTCTTTGCGAAACTAACGACGACACCATCATGGCATATTTTGGGGTCGAAAAACATCAATAATCCACAAGAAGTTGAGAAAGGTGAAGATAATATGCAAAGTTTAATAAAAGAAGCTACTATGGAGAGTGGAAAATTGTATGCAATGGGAGAGTTCAATTTGAGTGATGAGAAAAGGTATGGGTTGGTGCAATGTAGTAGGGACCTTAGTGAGAATGAATGTAATCAATGTTTGGAGGCTATGTTAGACAAAGTTCCTAAATGTTGTGGGACAAAGATTGGTTGGCAAGTTCTTGCTCCAAGTTGTTTGATAAAGTATGATGATTTTATTTTCTATCAACTTATTTCTCAAACTTCTTCTCCTTTGCATGATTCAG CTAAGCAAGGAGGTTCATCAAGTAAATCAAATACTTTAATCATCACCATTGTTGTTGTGCTGGTGGTTGCACTTGCTCTCATGAGTTTATGCATCTACTTCCTATGGAGGAGATATCATTCAAATAAAG ATGGATTGATGTCAAAAACAATCACTATATCTCATCATGTTGATATTCATAGAGAGAATTCTTTGCATGGTGATCTCCCAATAGTTCCTTTAAATTGGATTCGACAAAGTACTAATAACTTTTCAGAGTTATGTAAATTAGGAGAAGGTGGATTTGGCCCTGTTTATAAG GGTAATTTAGTAAATGGAATAGAAGTTGCAATTAAAAGACTCTCAATAACATCTGGTCAAGGATCAGAAGAGTTTAAGAATGAAGTGATCTTTATAGCTAAACTGCAACATAGAAATCTTGTGAGACTTTTGGGTTGTTGCATTGAAGATAATGAAAAGTTACTTGTATATGAGTACATGCCAAATTCAAGCCTTGACTTTCATCTATTTG ATGAAGAAAAAAGGAAAGTTCTAGATTGGAAGTTAAGAATGAACATTATTAATGGAATTGCAAAAGGGCTCTTGTACCTTCATGAAGACTCTAGACTTAGAGTAATCCATAGAGACTTAAAAGTTAGTAATGTTCTTCTAGATCAAGAGATGAATCCAAAAATATCTGATTTTGGATTAGCAAGGTCATTTGAAAAAGACCAAAGTCAAGAAAATACAAGAAGAGTTATGGGCACCTA TGGATACATGTCTCCAGAATATGCTATGGAAGGGTTATATTCAGTGAAATCTGATGTTTTTAGCTTTGGAGTTCTTTTGTTAGAAATAGTTTGTGGAAAAAGAAATAGTGGATTCTATCTTGCAGATCATGGTCAAAGTCTTCTTATATAT AGTTGGAATCTTTGGTGTGAAGGAAAAAGTTTGGAACTTTTAGATCCAATACTAAAAAATACATACACAGGAAATGAAGTTATGAAGTGTGTACACATTGGTTTATTGTGTGTGCAAGAAGATGCAACTGATAGACCAACCATGTCCAATGTTGTTGTCATGTTGGCAAGTGATACAATGACATTTCCAACTCCTAATCTACCTGCATTTTCAGTTGGAAGAAAAGTGGTTGAAGAAGAATCAACATCAAAAGCTTCTAATAATCTTTCTATTAATGAAATTACAATATCAAATGTTTTTCCTAGGTAG
- the LOC127085936 gene encoding cysteine-rich receptor-like protein kinase 10 isoform X3 codes for MSPEYAMEGLYSVKSDVFSFGVLLLEIVCGKRNSGFYLADHGQSLLIYSWNLWCEGKSLELLDPILKNTYTGNEVMKCVHIGLLCVQEDATDRPTMSNVVVMLASDTMTFPTPNLPAFSVGRKVVEEESTSKASNNLSINEITISNVFPR; via the exons ATGTCTCCAGAATATGCTATGGAAGGGTTATATTCAGTGAAATCTGATGTTTTTAGCTTTGGAGTTCTTTTGTTAGAAATAGTTTGTGGAAAAAGAAATAGTGGATTCTATCTTGCAGATCATGGTCAAAGTCTTCTTATATAT AGTTGGAATCTTTGGTGTGAAGGAAAAAGTTTGGAACTTTTAGATCCAATACTAAAAAATACATACACAGGAAATGAAGTTATGAAGTGTGTACACATTGGTTTATTGTGTGTGCAAGAAGATGCAACTGATAGACCAACCATGTCCAATGTTGTTGTCATGTTGGCAAGTGATACAATGACATTTCCAACTCCTAATCTACCTGCATTTTCAGTTGGAAGAAAAGTGGTTGAAGAAGAATCAACATCAAAAGCTTCTAATAATCTTTCTATTAATGAAATTACAATATCAAATGTTTTTCCTAGGTAG